A region of the Nocardia asteroides genome:
CGCTGGCGGTGCGGCGGATCCCGACCCGGCTGCGCGTGCCGCGACGGATGCTCGGCGAATCGGTTCTGCCGCATAAATTCTCCGCCACCCGGTCGGTGACGCATTCGGTGCTCAGCGGCGCGGTCGGCCTGCTGGCCCTGTTTCTGGCGTTCCTGGCGGGCATCGCCGCGTTCCGGGGGATCTGCTATCCGCTCGTGGCCGGCGACGATCTCGAAAGTTCTTGGGGCGGCCCCACCTTGGCGGGCGCATGGGCAACGCACGCGGCGCTCGGGATCGGCCTGCTGCCGATCTGGCTGCTGATCCTGGCCGGGCTCGGCGCGTTCCAATTACGGCTCACCCGCGGTTTGCTCGGCCGGAACGGGCCGTGGTGGCCGGCTCCGGTCGCGGTAGCGCTGGCCGCGAGCGGCGCGCTGCTGTTCCTGGCCTGGTTGCGGCAGGTCTGAGGACGCAGCGCCGCCGTGGCGGCAGCCCACCGCGAGCGGACGCGCCGCGGAGCCGGAGTGCGCTCAGGCGGTGGCGTGAGCGCGCTGTGCCCGCTGGATCAGATGCTCGACGAGGGTGAGCAACACGTCCTTGCATGATCCGCGGTCGCGGGCGTCGCAGAGCATGACGGGAGTGACCGAGTCGAGGTCGAGGGCGTCGCGTACCTCATCGATGGTGTAGCGCGGCGCGCCGTCGAAGCAGTTGACGCCCACCATGAACGGCAGCCTGCGCCGCTCGAAGAAGTCCACGGCCGCGAAGGAGTTGCCCAGCCTGCGGGTATCGGCGAGAACGACGGCGCCGAGCGCGCCGCGCGCCAGTTCGTCCCACAGGAACCAGAACCGGTCCTGGCCGGGCGTGCCGAACAGGTAGAGCACCAGGTCGCGGTCGATGGTGAGTCTGCCGAAGTCGAGCGCGACCGTGGTTGTGGTCTTCTGCTCGACACCCGACAGATCGTCGATGCCGGTGCTCACCTCGGTGATCAGTTCCTCGGTGCGCAGGGGCGCGACCTCGCTGATCGCCGAGACCATGGTGGTCTTGCCGACGCCGAACCCGCCGGCGACGAGGATCTTGACCGACGCGGCCAGCTGCGGTGTACCGCTCGGGTCAAAGTTTTCGGATTCCATCCAGTACCGCTCGCAATATGTTGAGGTCATCGGGTCCGGCCTCCGTCGGAACGGGAGCGCGGAAGATCAATTGCCCATCGCCGATCAGATCACCGACGAGGATCTTCGTCACCGCCAGCGGCAAATGCAACTGGGCGGAGAGTTCGGCGACGGTCTGCGAAACACGGCACAGCCGAAGAATATCGGTGTACTCGGGTTCGGTGCGTCGCAGTGCGGTCGCGGAGGGGTCCGCGACCACGGTGGTGAGCATATCCAGTTCGGGTCCATCGAAGCTGGTACGCCCGCGCGTGAGCGCGTACGGACGCACCAGCGGGCCGGCCGCTTCATCGAACCAGGGCTCACGCGGGCGGGTCATGGCCGGTTCTGCTCGACGTGTCCGACGAGGTCTTGGCGGGCAGTGGTGGACAGGTAGCTGCCGACGCGCTGGACGGTCAGGTTCATCTCGTAGGCCACCATGCCGAGATTGGCGGACTCGGCGGCTTGCAGTGCCAGGCAGGCGTTGTCGCCCGCTGAGGTCACGAACAGCACCGCGCGGTCGAGTTCGATGACCGCCTGGCGGACGCCGCCACCGTCGAATCGGTTGCCCGCGCTGCGCGCCAGCCCGTAGAGCGCGGAGGACATCGCACCGAAGTGTTCGGCGTCCTCCCGGCTCATTCCGCTGGAGCGGCCGAGTAGTAGCCCGTCGGTGGACAGCACCACCGCGTGGCGCACGCCGGCCAGCCGATCGACGAGATCGTCGAGCAGCCAATTCAGATCACCTGCGGGAGAAGCGGACACCCCTAGCCTTCCTGTTCGTCGGGGATGGTGGCGCGACGGCCCTGCCTGGTCCCGTTCTCGATGGCGGACATCAGATCGCGGGCCTGTTCGGCGGAGCGTGCGGGCTGCGCGGAGACGGCTTGCTCCGGAGCCGAATGCGCCAGTTGCGGTGCGAGATTGGTCTGTCGGTTGCGCCGGGGCAGCGCCGGGCGGCCGTCCGGACCCGGCTGCGGCGGCGCCTCGGTGTACGGTCGGGGTGCGTAACGCGGAGGCGCGGCGGATTCGACCGCGAGCGTCGCGACCGAGGACGCGGCGGTCTGCGTGGAGTCGCTCGCCTCCGCCGCTACGACGGGCCCGGCGATGAGTCTGCGGCGGCTGCCGGGATCGGTGAGTTCCGCCGGTGTCTGCGGCGCGCCCGATTCGCCCGCGACGAGCGCGGACGGAATGAGCACGATGGCTTTGATGCCGCCGTAGTCGGACTCCGACAGCCGCACCGAGATGCCGTGGCGCGTGGCCAGCTGGGCGACGACGAACAGGCCCAGCCGCGAATCGGCCGACAGCGCCGCCACGCCGAAATCCGGTGGCTCGCGCAGCATCTCGTTCATCTTGGACAGCTCGGCCTCGGACATGCCCATGCCCTGGTCGCCGATCTCGACCACGACGCCTTTGCCGACCACGTTGCCGGTCACCTCGACACGCGACTGTGGCGGCGAGAAGGAGGTCGCGTTGTCCACCAGTTCGGCGAGCAGATGGATCAGGTCGGCGACCACCGTGCCGAGGACGTGGACTTCGGGCAGCCTGGCCACCCGCACCCGGGCGTAGTCGAGGGTCTCGCCGACGGCGCTGCGCACCAGATCCACCAGCGGGACGGGATTGCGCCACTGCCTGCCCGGCTTGCCTCCGCCGAGAATGGTGAGGTTCTCGGCGTTGCGCCGCTCTCGGGTGGCGAGGTGGTCGAGCCGGAACAGGGTGTCGAGCAGGACCGGGTCTTCCTGGCGCTGCTCGGCTTCGTCGAGGATTTCCAGCTGCCGGTGCACCACGATCTGGCTGCGGTGCGCGATGTTCAGGAACACCGCTTTCACGCCCTCGCGGGTGCGGGCTTCGGCCACCGCCGCGGCGACGGCCGCGGAGTGCGCGTGCTGGAACGCCTTGGCCACCTGGCCGATCTCGTCGCTGCCGTAGTTCAGGTTCGGTGATTCGGCGGCGGGATCGACGACTTCGCCGTCGCGCAGCCTGCGCAGCATGTCGGGCAGCCGCTCGTCGGCCAGCGCCAGCGTTTCGCCCCGCAGCCGCTTCAACCGGCGGATGACGCGGTTGGCCAGGACAACCGCGACGACGAGCACCAGAATGCCGACCAGGAGCATGCCGCCACCCGTGACGGCGGAGCGGGTCGCCGCGGCGGCGGCTTTGTCTTCGGCGGCCTTCTGCACGTCCCGGTTGTACACCGACCAGGCATCGAGCATCCCGCGGCTGACCTCGGCGGCGGCACGACGCCATTCGTCGATGCTCAACGGCAGCGCGGGCAAGGTCGGTTGCCGTGTGCTCGCATTCGGATTCGCCGAGGCGGGCGACGATGTGGTCGCCGCGACGCCGCGCTGGACGATGGCGTTCTCCATCGCGGTGAGCTTTTGCCAGGCTGTGCCGGTGGTCAGCGCCTGCAGGCGAGCTTTGATCGGCCCGTCCAGTTCGGCAATGAGCGTGGCGATTTCGGTGTGGTAGAAGCCGGTCTGCCGGGTGTACTCATCGATCGGGATCGGCGGGGGAGCCGCGCCGTTGACGTAGACCGCACCGAGGGCGTCGCTGCGCGCCATGGCCTCGTTCGCGTAGAACAAGCGGACGCCGGCCACGGTGCCCACGGCGATGTCGCTGTCCGGAGCGGTCTGCACCGTGGACTTGGTGCCCGCCGGGATCGGGTCGAGCAGCCGGTTGTAGAACATGTACGCGTCCGGGATCGGCAGTGCGCCCGCGTCGGCGGCGGCGCGCACCGTGGTCAGGCTCTGCGTCAGCATGACGAGGTCGGCGTCTTCCTCGGTGATCTTCGACGCGTCGACGTCGCGCAGGTCGGCGGAGGCCGCGAGCAGGCGCCGCACCGCCGCGTCCACGCGCACGCGAGCGGTGCCGAGCGCGGCCGCGAGGGTGTCGTCGCCGGATAGCTGGGCGAGGGTGAGGTGGCGTTCCTGCTGGACCGCGTCCATGACCTCGCTGGTCACCGGGATGGCGTTCTGGCTCTCCGCGGCCCAGTCCTTGGCTTTGGTTCCTTCGGCTACCAGGTAGCCCGCGGCGCCCAGACCGGCCAACAGCAGAGTCAGACTCGGTATGAGCGCGATAGCCAGAATCCGGGTGCGGACCCCGAGCCTCGCTCTGAACATCGGCATAACGTAAACCACGAACCCGGCCATCCGGACAGCCGGTCCCGGTGAGTGGGACTCGATTTGACTCGAGTGAACGAACTGTGAACTGCCGATGACCATCGGTGGACCCGGCGCGCGAACCATGAGGTATTCGACGCGGCGGCGGCCACGGACGGCCCTGGTACGCATTGCGTGCAGCGGGTTCATCGCGAGCGATAAGGGGCGTAGATTGTGTGTATCTCGAAGTTACTCACAAGTAGGAGGCAACGATGCCCGCGCCGGAAGCCGATGTATTCGACCGCCTCAGCGCGCTGGCCGCGATCGCGGCGCCCGCGGACCGGCAGAGCAGGACGATCGCCGAGACGTTCACCGGGAATCCGCTGGGTACCGTGCCGGTGGGCACCGCGGACGACGTCGCGGCGGCCTTCGACAAGGCGCGCGCCGCGCAGGAACACTGGGCCGCCCGGCCGGTGGCCGAGCGCGCCGCGGTGCTGAATCGTTACCGCGCGCTGGTGGTGGAGCACCGCGAGTTCCTGATGGACGTGGTGCAGGCCGAGACCGGCAAGGCGCGCTGGGCGGCCCAGGAAGAAATCATGGGCCTGATGTTCGCGGCCCGCTACTTCGCCGAGATCGCCCCCGGACTGTTGGGCGGACATCGGGTTCCGGGCGCTTTTCCCGTGCTCAACCGCGCCTCGGTCCGGTATCAGCCCAAAGGCGTGGTCGGTGTCATCGCTCCGTGGAACTACCCGCTGCTGTTGTCGATCGGCGATTCCATCCCCGCGCTGCTGGCGGGCAATGCCGTGGTGGTCAAGCCCGACAGCCAGACCCCGTTCTCGACGCTGGCCGGCGCGGAGTTGCTGTACCGGGCGGGCCTGCCGCGTGAGCTGCTCGCGGTGGTCCCCGGCCCCGGCGGCGTGGTCGGCACCGCCATAGTGGAGGCGTGTGACTACCTGATGTTCACCGGTTCCTCGGCGACCGGGCGCACCCTGGCCGAACAGTGCGGCCGCAGGCTGATCGGATTCTCCGCCGAACTCGGCGGCAAGAACCCGATGATCGTCACCGCGGGCGCCGATCTGGACGCCGCCGCCAAGGCGGCCGTGCGCGCCTGCTTCTCCAATGCCGGGCAACTGTGCATCTCGATCGAGCGACTGTATGTCGAGCGGCAGGTCGCCGCGGCGTTCACCGCGAAATTCGTCGCCGCCGTCGACGCCGCGAAACTCGGTGCCGCCTACGACTATTCGGCCGATATCGGCAGCCTCATCTCCGAAGCGCAACTGGAGACGGTGTCCAAGCATGTCGCGGACGCCACCTCGAAGGGAGCACAGGTGCTGACCGGCGGCAAGGCCCGCCCGGATCTGGGGCCGCTGTTCTTCGAGCCGACCGTGTTGAGCGAGGTGACCGACGAGATGGAATGCGGTCGCAACGAAACCTTCGGCCCGCTGGTGTCTATCTACCCCGTCGACAGCGTCGAGGAGGCCGTGCGCCTGGCCAACGACACGGACTACGGCTTGAATGCCTCGGTCTGGGCGGCGAGCAAGTCCGACGGCGAGCGGATCGCGGCGCGGTTGCACGCGGGCACGGTCTGTGTGGACGAGGGGTACGCGCCCGCCTGGGGCACCACCGCGGCCCCGATGGGGGGCATGGGCATCTCCGGTGTGGGGCGCCGCCACGGACCGGACGGCCTGCTCAAGTTCACCGAACCGCAGTCGATCGTGGTCACCCGGTTCATGAATCTGGACGCGCCCAAGCTGTTCCCGAAGGACAAGTGGCAGCCGTTCCTGATGAGCGTCGCCCGCAGCCTGCGCTTCCTGCCCGGACGCTGACGCGCGAGGCCCGCCCGGGTGGTCGTGCCCACCCGGGCGGACGATCCGCCGGTTCACTCGTGCAGGGTCACGCCAACCGGTCGGCTCCGGTGCGCGGCGGCCCCCCTGCCGCCAGCGCCGCTGCTTCTTCGTCGGTGAGCAGCCGCGATCTGATGACGAAACGCGAATCCTCGAGAGCATCCGAAGCGCTGCCGCCGGGGCCCTCGGCCACGTCCACGGTCAGGTGGGTGTGCTTCCAGTGCTCGTATTGCTCCGCGCTGATCCACAATTCGGTGTGCCAGGGCAGGGTTCCCAGGAGGACATCCGCGCCGTCGATCCGGGATTCCCGGATGGGCAGGCACCTGGGCGTGCCGCTGTCGAGGCGCCCGCCGGACTGGTGGAGCAGGACCGCCCCGTGCTGGTCGATCATGCGTCGTAGGACCGCCCTGGCGCGCTCGGTGATGTCCACCCGGCGCGTTCGGTGCGGTATCGCCGCGCGGTTCGGCCGACGTGGATGACGTGGCCGGAGTGCGTCGGGTAGTCGACGGTGCCGGAGACCCGCCCCCGGTCTGGTGTAGCTCATGGTTCCTCGCAGATATCTCGGACCGGGTCCACTATCGTCCGCCGAGGTTGGTGCGAGGTTGGTGGGAAAACCTCAGTCGCGCAACGCCGTATGGAGACGGGCCGCGACCACCGCGCGACGGACGTCGTCAGCAGGCAGCAAGCGCAACGCGTGCTCGTGGACCGCGATATCGCGCGGCGCGCGTTCGCCGAACGCCACCGCGTGCTCGGCTCGGTCGCCTGCGAGCACGGCGGTCCGCACACCGACGTCGAGGTGATCGCGCCACTGCAGCACGCCGGGCGCCTCGGACCCGGGCAGCAATGGCCCGCGATACAGCCACACCGCGGAGGTGGTGTCGCCCGCTGTGACGGCGGCGAGCAGGTCGACGGCGTCGCAAGATACCGGCCCGGTCAGAACGTAATGGCGATTGGTGATCTCGCCGCCGATCGCGCGGCGCAGATGCGAGACGTCCGCCTTGAGCGTGCTGGCGGACACGCCGCGATCGCCGTACAGCGCGGCATGCAACTGCTCCGGTGTGAAACCGTCCGGCTGCAGCGCCAGCAGTGCGAGGATCTCCAGTTGCCGGGGCGGCAGGGGTACCGGCACGGCATCGCGCAGCAGACGTGCCGCACCGAGACATTCCAGCCGGATTCCCGGTGCCGGTGCGGGCGTGGCGGTGCGCAACATCGTCTCCACCGCCGTCACCAGCGCGCGGACCGAGGTGAGCACCGCGGGATGGGAGCGGTCCCAGGAACTGGACAGGTCCAACGCCCCGACCAGTCTGCCGTCGGGTCCGTGGATCGGCGCGGAATAGCAGACCCAGCCGTGTAGGGCGGCGACCAGATGCTCGGCGGAGAACACCGCGGCGGGCCGGTCGGTGTGCAACGCCAGGGCCACACCGTTGGTACCCATGTGGCTTTCGTCCCAGCATCCGCCGGGCGCGAGGTTGACCTGCTCCGCCTGCCTGCGCAGCGTTCGGTCGCCGCAGGACCACAGGACGGTGCCCGCGTGGTCGGTGACCACGGCCAGGTAACCGGAGTCCTCGGTGACGGCGCGCAGTTCACCCGCCAGCGCCGTGACCGGTTCACGTAGTGGGGAGGCGGCCCAACGGTCGCCGATGTCGTCGACGCCGGGCGCGATCGTGGTCGCGGGATCGACGGTGTGCAACGACCGCCGCCAGGATTGTGCTACTTCGCTGCGCAGGACGGTGTTCCGGGACCTGGCGGTCGCCAGGGGAGTCGTCGCCCAACGCTCCCATTCTCTTTCCAGTTCGACCCGCTGCTGTATGAGGGTGTGGGACTGCGCCACGTGGATGACCCATCGTCGTGTGAGCTCGTCTTCGCTTTCTCATTCTGGCGTACGCAGGACGAGGAGGCGAGTGACGCCGCGGTCACTTCCGGATGAAAAAGCCTGCGACGTCGGCATTCTTGATCGGGGTTTCGGCGTTTGCCTGCGCGCCGCAGAGCAGGTCGACCGACACCATCGTCGCGTCCACCACCGTTCCCGCCGGCTCGCGGTCGTCGCGGCTCTGTTCCTTGACGAACTTGGTGATCGTCGTGCGCTTGGTGTCCTGGTCCTGCTTGATGTACTCGTTGCACGGCGTGTCGCCGCCGCGGTTGAGGGCGCGTTCGATGTCGGTGCAGCCCGCGAGCGCCATGGCGACCATCGCGATCCCGAGGCCGGTCCGGCCGGTCCGTGACAGCGTGGTGTTCATGGGCTCCTCCTGAAGGTCCGCGCACGGCGATGCCCGCCGCGATCGGACTCCAGACTAGAGCCATCGCGGGCGAGTGTTCGCCGACCGGCGAACGCTAGGCCCGGAAGACGCAGAGCGGGACGTTCATCTCCGCCGGTGTGAGCGAACCGTGGTGGCCGACCAGCCGGGACTGCAATGGTTCGGCGCCGGTGCGGATGACGCCACGCCGCCCACCGGCGACCACGACCAGATCGCCGATGCGTTGAACGATCGCGGGATCGACCCTGGGGCCGAACCAGCCTCGGCCCACGGCTTCCTCCTTGCCGAGCACCTCGAAGTCCGTGCCGAGTGCGGCCCGCCAGGCCGCCGCGACGTCGGATTCGGCGCCGGGCACGGTGTAGACGTGGCGGGCGCGTGGCTCACCGCCCAGCGCGCGGACGCCCTCTTGCAACGCGGCGGTGGTGTCGAAATCGATGCGGTCGTCCAGCTCGACCATGCCGTGATCGGCGGTGACCAGCAGGGTCGCGCCGGAGGGCAGCTCGTCGGCGAGCGCGGTGGCGAGTCGGTCGGCGTTGGCGAGCTCGAGTTCCCAGGCGCGCGACGCGGGGCCGCGTACGTGTCCGGTCAGGTCCAGATCGCCGTGGTAGGTGTAGACCAGGGAACGCGACCCGGCGCGCAACGCCTCGCCCACCTCGGCGACGAGGTCACCGAAGGACAGCTGGGGGCGGAACTGGCAACCGCGCAGCACCGCCTTGGTCAGTCCCGACCCCGCCTGATCGCGCGGTGACACCTGGGCGACGGTGATGCCGTCGGCGGCGGCGCGCTCGAACACCGTTGTGCGAGGCTGGAATTCCTCTGGAACGAGTTCGTCGCGCAGATCGGATTTCGGCGCGCCGTGCAGCCGCCAGGACAGCGGGGTGAACAGCCGGTCGTAGCCGGGGATATGGAACAGATAGCCGACGATTCCGTGCTCGCCGGGCGGAACGCCCACCCCGAGCGAAGTGAGGCTGGTGGCCGTCGTGGTCGGGAAACCGGCCGTCAGCCCGATCGGCGCGAGACCGGTCAGGAACGGAGCGGCAGCGGGATTCGCCACCAGGTGCTCGTAGCCGAGCCCGTCCACCAACAGGACGCAGACCCGGTCGGCGTTCAGCCCGAGTCCGAGCCGGTCCTCCTCGCCGGGTACGCCGAGACCGGCGAGGACGGAGGGGAACAGATCGGCCAGGGAACCGGTACCGTAACGCGGCGCGACGAACACGAAGGTCAGGATGTCAACGTCGGCGGGTGCATGGCAAGGGTATTCAGGCCTGTCCGGTCTCGAAACGGGTCACCTTGCCGTCGCGCAGGACGAAACGCCACGTGGTCCGCATCGACCCCCAGCGTGAATTGGTATATTCGGCAACCAGTTCCGTGCCGTCGTCGCCGACGGACTCGATCCGCATGCGTGCGTTGCTGTCGAAGATCTCCGCTTCGGTCCACTGGGCGAGATCGCGCTCCACACCGTCGTCGGACATGGTGGCATCGTCGGTGAGAACGGCGTAGAAACGGTCCTGATCATTGGCGTTGAGCGCGTCGACGAACTCCTGCACCGTCGGATCCAGCTGCGCGGTCATCCGTGTGATCTCCTCGGATCGGTGTGAGAAGCAATCGGTGTGAGAAGCATTGGACAGCAAACGTCTGGCGTCCACTCTAGGTCAGCGACGGCCCGCTCGGCTCGATCAATGTCGCGAAGGTCCGCATGACGTCGTCCACCAGTGCCGTGCCGGTGGTGCCGAACTGTCCCGCCCGTTTCTCCAGCTGTCCATCCAGCCACAGTGAGGCCAGCCCGTGGCCGAGTCCCCAGAACGTGACCGCCAGTGTGTCGGCCTTGTCGGCGGGCAGCTCCCCGGCGCGAACACACTCGGCGATCGCGTCGGCCAGGACTCCGAAAGCCGCGTCGCCCGCCGCCATGGTGTCGGGGTGCTTGTCGGGCTGGGAGAGCTCAGGCCGGAACATCAAGCGGAAGTAGGCCGGTTGCTCGCGGGAGAACCGCACGTAGGCGTTCGCCAGTGCGGTCAGGGCGGCCATGGGCGTCGGAGCCTCGGCGCGGGCGGCCGACAGTCGCGCGCCGAGCAGCTGGAAACCCTGCGTGGACAGCGTCGCGAGCAGGGCGGCGCGGTCGGGGAAGTGGTGGTACGGCGCGGCGGTGCTCACGCCTGCCTCGCGCGCCACCCGGCGCAGGCTGACCGCCGCGAGCCCCTCGGTCTCGATCAAACGCAGGCAGGCGGCCAGCAGCGCGTCGCGCAGGGCGCCGTGATGGTAACTGGTCCGCGTCACCGTCCGAGCGTATGCGACGCGGCCTGGACAACCTAACTGTGCGGTGCTTAGATTATCTGAGCGGCGCTCAGATGAGTGCCGGGTAGCCACTCCACGAGACGGGTGAAGAAATGGGCACACAGGTATCGGTCACCGGCGCAACGGGATTCGTCGCCGGTCACGTTATCGCCGAACTTCTGGAGCACGGCTACGCCGTGCGCGCGACGGTTCGCGATCTCGCCGCCACCGGTAAACGGGCACACCTGGTCGAGCTGGCCCGGCGAACCGGGGGCGAGCTGGAGTTCGCGCAAGCCGATTTGAACGGCGAGGACGGCTGGGTGTCCGCCGTCGCGGGCAGCGCGGGCGTCCTGCACGTCGCGTCGCCGTTTCCCACCACGCCGCCGGACGACGAGCGCGAACTCGTCGACACCGCGGTCGAAGGAACCCTGCGCGTGCTGCGCGCCTGCGCCGCCGCGGGCACGGTTCGCCGGGTGGTGCTGACCTCCTCGATCGCCGCGATCGCCTACGGGCACACCGAGGACGCGCTGCGCACCGAGGCCGATTGGACGGTGGTCGAGCGCAGCCCGGCCTATCAGAAGAGCAAGACGCTGGCCGAGCGGGCGGCCTGGAATTTCGTCGCGAAGCTCCCGTCCCGCGAGCGATTCGAACTGGTCGTCGTCAATCCCGGCATGGTTCTCGGACCGCTGCTGTCGACGGACACGAGCACCTCGCACGAGCCCGTGCGCAGGTTGCTCGACCGGGACGTCCCCGGCGCGCCCCAGGTCGGCTGGGCGCCGGTGGACGTGCGCGATCTCGCCGTCGCGCACCGGCTCGCGCTGGAGACGCCCGAGGCCGCGGGCAACCGCTACATCTGCGCGGGTGAGCATCTGTGGATGGCGGAGATGGCGCGCATCCTCGCCGAGGAATACGCGCCGCGCGGGTTCCGGGTGCCGACCACGCAGCTGCCGAACTGGGTGGTGCGTTCGGTCGCCCTCTTCGACAAGGGCGTCCGGCTGACGCTGCCGACGCTGGGACGCACCGAATCGCTCAGCGCCGAGAAGGCCCGGCGCGAGCTGGGCTGGACCATGCGGCCGGTGCGGGAGACGCTGGTGGACACCGCCGAAAGCCTGCTGCGGCACGGAATTGTCACACCGCCCCGGCGCAAGTCCGCACCCCGGGCTGCCGCACCGCGCGCCGCGAGCGTCTGAGGGTTGTCGTCATGCTGATCGCGACACTGATCATCACCACGACTGCCGTGGTGCGGCGCTGGTTCGCACGTAGGTCCCCGGGCGGAGACTTCGCCGGGCGGACGGCGTCCGGACCGGTCCGCCGGGCACTGCACCGCCCGGCGCCGGTTGCCGCCGCCCTCGTGGCGCTGCTGGGCATCGCGGTCGCGGCGGGCACGCTCAGCCAGTGCTGAACCGGCCCCGACGTGCACGGCCGCGGCCCGGTTCGCTAGACAGGACCCGTGACTGCGCAGCTCCCCTTTCGGTTCGGTGTCAACATGGTGGTGCCCGAGAACCGGTCGAACTGGATCGGAAAGTGCCGTCGGGCAGAGGAACTCGGTTTCGACGTGGTCGGCGTCGCCGACCATCTCGGCTTGCCCGCGCCGTTCCCCGCGATGATCCTGGCCGCCGAGGCAACCGAGCGGGTGCGGCTGAACACCTTCGTGCTCAACACCGGGTTCTACAACCCGGTGCTGCTGGCCCGCGACGTGGCAGGCGCCGATCAATTCACCGACGGGCGGATCGAACTAGGGCTCGGCGCGGGCTATGTCCAGGCGGAATTCGAGGCGGCGGGCATCCCGTTCCAAAGCGGGAGCAAGCGCGTCGAGCACTTGGAACAGACGGTTATCACGCTGCGCCGGCTGTTCGCCGAGCCGGAATATCAGCCGCAACCCGCGCAGCCGACGGGTCCGCCCGTGCTCATCGGTGGCTGGGGTGACCGGTTGCTCGCTGTCGCCGCGCGGCACGCCGACATCATCGCCTTCACCGGCGCCGCGGCCTCGCGCAACGGTGGGCCGCTGCAGATGGCCGGGCTCGCCGAAACCGAGGAGCGCGTCGCCTACGTCCGGGAGCTGCTCGGTCCACGGCTGGACAAGGTCGAGTTCAACATCCTCGTGCAGCGGGTGGTCCCGCCGGCCGAACGCGCGAGCGTCCTGGAGGTCTTCGGCCCGGCGCTGCCGCCGGACGTCGCCGACTCCCCGGAAGATCACCCGATCCTGCTCATGGGTACGCCCGAGGAGATGGCCGACCGGCTGCGCGATCGGCGCGAGCGTTACGGCATCAGTTACATCACGGTCCTCGAGGACAGCATGGAGAAGTTCGCCCCGGTCATCGAGTTGCTGCGCTGATCCCCAGGCCCGAATTCACGGCAGCGGGTCGATGATGACGCGCGGATCGATCTGCCGGAGTTCTCTCGGTCGGCTGGTCAGGCAGGGCCACGCGCGGGCCACCGCCTCCCGGGTGACGTGGCCCGCGGCGAACAGGGCGTCGGCGGTCGGTCCCGCACCGTGCCGGATCGCCGGCGGCGGGGTGATGGTGTGGTCGAACGACGGAACCACAGTGTGCGGCAGGCCGACCAGCACAGCCAGGATGTCGAGCCGGTCGGCGGGGATATGCGTGCGCGCCGCGGCGAGGACGGTGCTCGGTACGACGATGGTGTTG
Encoded here:
- a CDS encoding nitrate- and nitrite sensing domain-containing protein, which produces MPMFRARLGVRTRILAIALIPSLTLLLAGLGAAGYLVAEGTKAKDWAAESQNAIPVTSEVMDAVQQERHLTLAQLSGDDTLAAALGTARVRVDAAVRRLLAASADLRDVDASKITEEDADLVMLTQSLTTVRAAADAGALPIPDAYMFYNRLLDPIPAGTKSTVQTAPDSDIAVGTVAGVRLFYANEAMARSDALGAVYVNGAAPPPIPIDEYTRQTGFYHTEIATLIAELDGPIKARLQALTTGTAWQKLTAMENAIVQRGVAATTSSPASANPNASTRQPTLPALPLSIDEWRRAAAEVSRGMLDAWSVYNRDVQKAAEDKAAAAATRSAVTGGGMLLVGILVLVVAVVLANRVIRRLKRLRGETLALADERLPDMLRRLRDGEVVDPAAESPNLNYGSDEIGQVAKAFQHAHSAAVAAAVAEARTREGVKAVFLNIAHRSQIVVHRQLEILDEAEQRQEDPVLLDTLFRLDHLATRERRNAENLTILGGGKPGRQWRNPVPLVDLVRSAVGETLDYARVRVARLPEVHVLGTVVADLIHLLAELVDNATSFSPPQSRVEVTGNVVGKGVVVEIGDQGMGMSEAELSKMNEMLREPPDFGVAALSADSRLGLFVVAQLATRHGISVRLSESDYGGIKAIVLIPSALVAGESGAPQTPAELTDPGSRRRLIAGPVVAAEASDSTQTAASSVATLAVESAAPPRYAPRPYTEAPPQPGPDGRPALPRRNRQTNLAPQLAHSAPEQAVSAQPARSAEQARDLMSAIENGTRQGRRATIPDEQEG
- a CDS encoding transcriptional regulator, with translation MAQSHTLIQQRVELEREWERWATTPLATARSRNTVLRSEVAQSWRRSLHTVDPATTIAPGVDDIGDRWAASPLREPVTALAGELRAVTEDSGYLAVVTDHAGTVLWSCGDRTLRRQAEQVNLAPGGCWDESHMGTNGVALALHTDRPAAVFSAEHLVAALHGWVCYSAPIHGPDGRLVGALDLSSSWDRSHPAVLTSVRALVTAVETMLRTATPAPAPGIRLECLGAARLLRDAVPVPLPPRQLEILALLALQPDGFTPEQLHAALYGDRGVSASTLKADVSHLRRAIGGEITNRHYVLTGPVSCDAVDLLAAVTAGDTTSAVWLYRGPLLPGSEAPGVLQWRDHLDVGVRTAVLAGDRAEHAVAFGERAPRDIAVHEHALRLLPADDVRRAVVAARLHTALRD
- a CDS encoding succinate-semialdehyde dehydrogenase (NADP(+)), whose translation is MPAPEADVFDRLSALAAIAAPADRQSRTIAETFTGNPLGTVPVGTADDVAAAFDKARAAQEHWAARPVAERAAVLNRYRALVVEHREFLMDVVQAETGKARWAAQEEIMGLMFAARYFAEIAPGLLGGHRVPGAFPVLNRASVRYQPKGVVGVIAPWNYPLLLSIGDSIPALLAGNAVVVKPDSQTPFSTLAGAELLYRAGLPRELLAVVPGPGGVVGTAIVEACDYLMFTGSSATGRTLAEQCGRRLIGFSAELGGKNPMIVTAGADLDAAAKAAVRACFSNAGQLCISIERLYVERQVAAAFTAKFVAAVDAAKLGAAYDYSADIGSLISEAQLETVSKHVADATSKGAQVLTGGKARPDLGPLFFEPTVLSEVTDEMECGRNETFGPLVSIYPVDSVEEAVRLANDTDYGLNASVWAASKSDGERIAARLHAGTVCVDEGYAPAWGTTAAPMGGMGISGVGRRHGPDGLLKFTEPQSIVVTRFMNLDAPKLFPKDKWQPFLMSVARSLRFLPGR
- a CDS encoding ATP/GTP-binding protein, whose protein sequence is MESENFDPSGTPQLAASVKILVAGGFGVGKTTMVSAISEVAPLRTEELITEVSTGIDDLSGVEQKTTTTVALDFGRLTIDRDLVLYLFGTPGQDRFWFLWDELARGALGAVVLADTRRLGNSFAAVDFFERRRLPFMVGVNCFDGAPRYTIDEVRDALDLDSVTPVMLCDARDRGSCKDVLLTLVEHLIQRAQRAHATA
- a CDS encoding DUF742 domain-containing protein, encoding MTRPREPWFDEAAGPLVRPYALTRGRTSFDGPELDMLTTVVADPSATALRRTEPEYTDILRLCRVSQTVAELSAQLHLPLAVTKILVGDLIGDGQLIFRAPVPTEAGPDDLNILRAVLDGIRKL
- a CDS encoding roadblock/LC7 domain-containing protein, which encodes MSASPAGDLNWLLDDLVDRLAGVRHAVVLSTDGLLLGRSSGMSREDAEHFGAMSSALYGLARSAGNRFDGGGVRQAVIELDRAVLFVTSAGDNACLALQAAESANLGMVAYEMNLTVQRVGSYLSTTARQDLVGHVEQNRP
- a CDS encoding DUF779 domain-containing protein, producing MSYTRPGAGLRHRRLPDALRPRHPRRPNRAAIPHRTRRVDITERARAVLRRMIDQHGAVLLHQSGGRLDSGTPRCLPIRESRIDGADVLLGTLPWHTELWISAEQYEHWKHTHLTVDVAEGPGGSASDALEDSRFVIRSRLLTDEEAAALAAGGPPRTGADRLA